TAGTATATTGTGAGGCCCATTccgaaattaaattaattagggcCTAAGAATAAAATGGTTAAGTAAGCTAAAATAATTAGTTGTGACCCAAAATTTGTTTTTAAgaataattagtaaagtatagaacaccatttttttttaattttaattagacCCAATCTAGCGAACGAAGTAGTAATAAATATGTAAGTTTTGGAGAtgttgtaataataataatactaataaaagtACTAATGTTAATCATAATAaccataataaatatatatatatatatataataataatgataataatagtaataatataataacaataatagaTTAGTTAAACCTTGagttttctttcttatttaattagattagtttaaaactaaattagtatttttcCTATTGTGTTGATTCAAAAAGGTTATCTCCGCAAGTAAGGTCGGAGTAAGAGATTCAAGTAAGGAAAGTAAGccatcaaggtgagctttcctatactaaaaatacaaatcgtattttatgaaaacacgaacacatgttcatgatttttaaaaatgttgtcttgccataaatgttttgtgtatgatgcctatctgtttggctaaggccaagtgacttatgaatgatgatatatgtgaatcgattcgattttgagtcctggtagggtggtgtccctactgggaacctctgaccgtgaacggcagagaaggtgaccgaggaaggtggccaccttcccggcacatggaatcctctgacatgatgggcagagaaggtgaccgggcgagaacaccatctcgacggcacaatgtgagcagatatggctaagtataggaaaaagggcccaatatgaatattttagtaagctcgggtcttttcaataaaaccccgagtgttactgtgacgatggcttgacaatattttcaatcgtatatttttttttattattttcggcaatgtgttcactgagaacttttgtactcagccctacatatatttctaaatgtgcaggttgagtcgtGGAAAGGGGGAGGGACAAGTGCTGTAGAAAGCAAGCTAGTAACTAACTATGAATaaaactctcggaggttcatgtctccacACATGGACCGCGTTCTTTTGTTTCCGCTATGCCGGTTAAAAGGAAATGCCTATTTTACTTTTGACTCTGATAAACAGGAGTTGTATAAACAGTCACTCGATTCTATATAATCGAGTGTATTTCGTTATAAGTATTTTCCCTGTTTGACTTTATTTTTGTGTGTCTCGTTCTGCTTTGGCTTTAATTTCCCctaaattctatccccgcttcttataatcCCTCCTTAGTCACGGTTCCCCGggttatgctatccttagctaactgcggtcgtgtcaattgattttataataaaatatgagtgaagtaagttagtggaatgtgggacctatttatcatttatgataaaaataaagtgtgacaattaagttgggacgAACCGAAATGGAAAATAGTGATATCTAAATTGAGACGGAGGGtgtaaaatataatactactccATACCAATAAGAATGACAAGATCTTGGGTGGTGAGCCCTTTAGCTAAAAACTTAGCTTTAAGCTTGGGgaatggatcccctgctgtgctctCACAgtacattaaaatattaataaaataaaatattaattatatattttttttttatgtgttgTGAGAGCACAGCACCACAGCAGTGGTGGGGAGCAATTCCCTTAAGTTTGTGAATGGAATCTGCAACATCAGGCATGTGAGCTGCCAGTGTGACGTTCGACACCAATCCATCTCTTCTGCCTGTTTGCACATCATACCATGGCCCTTGCGACTGAAAATATCATCAAATAATTACTCCCTTCTCTCTCTTTACCATTCATAATTAAGTAAAGCAAAAGAGAGaagaattaattaatcaattggTAGTTACTAGGAAAACGGCATGGCAAGAATGTCGGAACAAGAGACGATGCCGGGGCAGGCGACTTCTAGCTGAGCTGTGGCGGTCTCTACGACATCGAAGCCTCGGACACCTTGATGTCCGAAGGCTCGCTTCTCGTCTGCTTCCGAGGCTGGATCGGGATCAAATTGAGTTTTACATAGTACTAGGCTAGATAACTCAAAATTGAATTGAGAGGTGGAAATGGAGGCGGAGCAAGGAGGGGAGGTTGTTGTGGTCGGAGATGGCTGATTGATGGACTACGTTGCGGACTATGGTCTCGGCGTTGGGGCAGCTATTGTTGTAGAAACCTACGATCACCTTCCCAATAAACAACTCAATATTATCACTCCAACTATTCTACTATAACTATAACCACCCATTTTTATTCGACTTTAACTTTAATTTTAACttcaacaatatatatatatatatctatctaTGTATTTATATATTGTATTAAGAGGGAGACGGAGAATGAGGAAGAACAGAAGAAGTGAGATGGTTTGTGTTGGATTGGGGAGAAGAAACAAAATAAGTAATTACGGGAGCTGAAATCGTGGCCTTTTATATGTAGAAAGATCACCAATAATTGTAGTTGAAGCCTCTAGATTTGCATCTTGTTTCATTGACTCCCCAACTTTTATTTAATGTTATTTATATCTCCTTGAATAACCGCAGTGAACTAACatgattttaaaataaattttataaccTACGAAATAGATAGAGACAAATAAGTAGTTGAAATATTGTTATCTAAATATATGTCTCTCTAAATTAaacttgccaaaaatagaaatatactAACTATTATTGACGTAATATTAACAATTTAAACATGACTAACAATTTAGAcatgaatttatttaatattattctttagttaTATGATATATATGGAAACAATTTGAGAATTTAACCCCTCCCGGATATATTTTCTTTCGCTTTATTAGGCACGATGTGAGGAATATATTCTGTAATGTATTTTTAGTAGTCTGAAATATTATAATTGtcattttttcttttgcttAATTAGGCACGatatatgtttttttaagtTTGATCTATATAAGTAATTGTCTTAACAAATAGAGAGTAAAAGCAATGCAAAGCAGGGTTGTGACAATGTGAAGGGGTAAACATTATTTTGAAGCATTTTATAGTAATTAATACACATACGTCAAAAAGATAGGAATAAGAAAAGTTGTGAGGTGTATAGCGCATGAAATAAAATTGGCAGCATTGTAATTCTAAATCGCAAGTGTCGAACTGGGTTactgtatgttttttttattgttgtcTGCTTCTTGTAGTACTATAATTCTTGTTGTCTCATTAGCTATATATAGAAAAGAACGATATCTATACTATACGCCTCTTTCTTAGCTAAGCTGCTACGCATACTGAAATCGAACCGGTGGTTCAATTGCCTTTTctttatagaaaaaatttaGAGTGAATATTGTAAGATTTAGGCCGCCTCCTCCAGACATGGGTACAGGCTACCTCCCCCAGCTTCTAGGTCCAGGCCAGTGAACTCATCACCCTAAGGGgaattaatccccaagatgggcctcccaggggtcgaactcgtgacctccatgatggacgcggtatccagcgccctttaccgctaggccaaggggcttggatgttACCAATAACAGTTACGGAAAGTGCCATTGCCACTTTCCCAACACGGCAGGCTCTTTCAACATCAACAATATGTTTAACGATACTTGTCGTATGTATCTTTAGTTTCTATCACGAATCCTCTAATTATTTCTTTCTagcatttttttattgaaaatggtACATCTCTCTCGGTGACATTGAACCTGAAAATCATCCTACAATTAGTAACAGTAATTTGAGCACCTAATGTCATGACTCAGGCTACGCCACTGtggataaataataaaaaaaacgatGAAAATCGTCTAAAAATCAGTGATTTGAACCAAAACCCGAAACAACCATTTTCTTTACCGAGTTCATGACATGCCGACATCCCTACCTCTGATCTGATGTCCTTTTTTTCATGTGTTAGCAAACTCAACAAAATGATTGAATTAAAACAACAAATTCTTAGATGGATTATAGTTTAATTAGAGtggtttgatttgttttttccACCTCACCTAATAAACAACATCATTCACAAAAAAAGCAACCATGCACCAATCGTCCACCGCTGACACGGCGCTGctcaatgcatcgagcacgtccgttccagcgagcaggtgacgtggtgTGCTGCGATTGGGCGTTTTCTACCACTTTTTATGCTCGAtgcttgaattttattttttttaaatcgttttttaattaaaaaaaacgaataaaaataaaaaaaatatattttttccacatcctaaaaaaaatatatccattttttaccgttttctacctgtttttattattttttttatttttttccgccaaaaatacacattttcatctatgaataccgtcactttcacacccaaaaattcacaccacattctctcattttcattctcatctacattctctcatttccattctcatctacattctctcatctccatttctTCCACacatacaacataacaatgtccgacCAAGGCGATCACCTTCCGAGCTCCCACGGTTGAagccccgattggttcggttcacaatcgtttcctagtccggaaacggaatattcggcccatcctcaaacccaaagttcgggcgttccgggtggctatcggccatacccaatcgacgaccaagatgcccccgaagggtgatatgggtggacacccgagcctagagcgaggtcgaccgccccctcccaaactccgactccttctactcgcggtgtccgcacaccgtactcgccggcggagatggagcaattgttcaaggcgtatttgtcaatctccgaagatccggaggttggcacgaactaATCCGgtgatcacttttggtggcgcatctatcgccggtacaatgaaaaccggccggagggaacaatcgagcgcaacgagagtatggtgcgcaacgccatctaccgagccaatgaagaaattaacaagttccaggggtattacctccagaaAGAGCGGTCGGTGGGGAGCGGCCGGAgtgaggtcgacatcatcagttccaccatgtcgacctaccaatccatgaactacaaggcgttcaagtacctcaacatttggcaggagacgcggtcgcatccgaagtataggggaggcgtaacatcctctgctctagcggctcctccaaacagtcaaggtcggtatccctatccgactccggctccgaagacgtggttagccaactcgccggagctaacttgggtagccccgacgccagcccgagcggttcccaacgccaaccgcaaggaaggaaaaaggcggcggccaaccgtcgtcgcgccgcgactccatccggcgatgctcccgaCCCCGCTCCCTTTCCTgttccctatgcgccacctccacccccaccaactcgttgtggacccttttggcccaactcaatatggctgataggtcaactatgaccccctcgcaacttcaATCGCAcaaggccatgatattgggcctccaaaaacaattgggggtagtgtcgccggatgagtagtcttcaacagggatatttttagctttaattatataattttaaattttagaattttaattatgtaatttttattttttaggattttaattatgtaatttttattttttaggattttaattatgtcttttttattttatttgtaatttgtaatattatttaagtttttttaatgaattttaatgttatggaaatgtttttatttaaaatgaattgtgCTCATCCTTGCCGAAGAGCataactgtgggtgttgtgctcttgcctaagagcaggcaggaaTAGTGGTGCCGGGCCCATAACCGTGCTCGTTGATAAGAGCACGGTTGAGGGTGACCGTGCTCTTAGCATTTACTACTATGAGATCACAAACATATCACAGAGTAATAAAATTACAAACCAATGTCTGTAAATATTTGAGCTAGACGTATTTGCCCCTATATTTAGGTTTGGAGCTGAGCTTCTCACCTGTTACATCAGCAGGGCTAAAAACTGCTGAATGTAAGTTGCCATCTTCTAACCACTTGAGGTGGTTTTCCTTGAACTCCAGATGTCTGAGCCTCGCCGTCGACTCAATCTCTTCAGTGTACGGCGCAACTTTAACCATGGTTAGCAAGACCCTGCTGTACCTGAAGCTGAGTATTTGCTCACATGTCGCGACTGATTCGAAACATGGGTGCTCCGGGAAGGTTGGATCAGGTGAATCCTCATCTCTCATAACGGGGTAGAAGTAGACGAGACGCCCGCCCATAACGAGCATCTTAGCAGCAAGGTCGAGCAAATCGTGCACGCACTCCACTAAGCTGTAAGGAGCAGTAGAAGGTATGTGGCCGACCCTTTTATCGTCTGGAACTGTGTAAGGATCTACAGCACCTTTTAAGAGCTTACGTCCACCAGATTTACGTCCCCCAGCACGAACCCCATAAGGAGGGTCACAAATTACGGCATCAAACATCTGAAACATCATAAGTTCAGAAAAAAGGAAACAATAGTCAACCAAATGGTGATCAACCAATAAAGAATGCTTTTACAGGAGAAAAGGTAAATATAAAACCATTACATGAGAAACATTTTAATCAGAGGCATAAAAGTTTTACCTCTTTTAAATCAGCGCGCCATGGGGGAAGATTATTATCGGCCCTTAATAAAGATACCGGCATTGGCAATCCATACTGTGCCACAATGAAACTTGTAGTCAGGTTCATACAACAAACAGTAGTGCTTCCAGACAAAGTACAGAAATTCATGACTGATTTCAGTCACATTTTTATAGTAATTCGCACTCTTCAGTATTCACCACATATAATCGTATGTTAACAACGTTAACCATCAACAATATTAGGTAAACAAATGAAGGATTCACTGTCTAATGTGTGCAAGAAatattgaagaaaagaaaataacaaaagcagaaatttttttattaatgataGAAGAAAGAGGACTCAGCAGACAAGTTATCATAAGTTAACAGAAAGAACCggaagtaaaagaaaaaaaatattacctgCTTAAAGTTGCTCCGGATATTGCAATCGGGACCACGGCCATCACGCACTACCCGGATGTCAATATCTGCACCCTGAATTGTGTACATCAGTGAAGTGGAAACAATAAAAccattcaaattaataaaagaataaCACTATTGCAGAATAAGGAGTTAGATCCCGAAGAAATTTTCTAACCATTGTCATTGCTCCAAAATGAGCAGCCCCTATTAGAATACTTCCTGTACCAACAAAAGGATCATAAACCAATTTTCCAGGTTTGACTTGTGCTTGGTTTGCCATCAGGAAAGCCATTTCTGCATCCATGGCAGTCGGGCCAAGATATTTGCGGCTTTTTAGCTGATATGTTTGCAAGATCTTCCTATTAGAAGCACCTACCTCCCGACCAAAAAAGATTCTCCTCTGGGACGCAGGAGGAAGCCCATTTTTATCTCCATAATCATCGTTATCAATAAGACAGAAATTGTGATCAGGATTCCGTAAATTCACCCGTCCCTGAAAGATGCTAGCCTTAGAAGTTGGAAAATTGTCCACATGAATACAAATTGATAGTATATAAGTAGTTCAAAAACCTGAAGTAGGGGAACCTGTATTATGGCTATCAAACAGATTCCTAAGTAATTTATAATACTAAGTGGAGTACAATTTTAATGGTTTATAGTACTCCCTAGATAAATGTTCTTGTGAATCAAACCACGTGTCATCACAGGTAGAAGTTCATAACTTCTTTATCTTCTTTGACGACAAAAGCAAGAGAATGAACACGGAATTGATATAGACATGTATTGACTATTGAGTACAAACAGACaacaaaatcaaatatataGGCAAGAACCACCTATTCTATTCCAAAACTCATCAAAAAGTTAAAAAATGGTGGAACATACTGCTTCAATTAAAATTTCCAAAGACAAAACAACAATTTTCCAGACAGGAGACCTCCTAGGGCTATAAGAATCGTATCGATCATGCTTACTCATACTGtttaagacaaaaaaaaaagctaGTTGTGCTTGAAAGTAAATGAGCATTCATCAAAAACTCTTGTCCATTATATTCATTCACCAAGATTAAACAGTGAGCAATATTAGAATGAGACCTGAAACGGAACGAATGCCAACTTCTGGATACGTTCGTTTTGCTCGGGAAAGCTTATAGCTTTTCCAAAACATTCAACAGTGATTCTGAATGTGGTGCCAGAACTCAAGTAGAGAGTCTTCCGCTCATCAGGATAAATTCTCACAGCCTCCTCCAGTTCCTCAAAACTCCGCCCTTCGCCCCAAATTTCGTATATTCCCTTCACAAGAATACCTACAAAAGCGTCCATTTCAATAACCACCACTAAAAAACACATTACAGAAAACAATCCAATACTGAAGCAACAATCGAAAGTTCAAATTTATGGAAGTGTTAATGCATTGCTAGTTACTCCAATTGTTATGTTTTTTGGGGGTTTAGGTAATTACTTCGATTGGCAATGAAGCGGGCCGTCTCTTCGGATGGAAGATTGACGAAATGGAACGGCGAATCAGGATGGTGGTCCTCCGGcagccgccattggagatgggTGGCGCCGCTGCAGCCCTCGAAAAGTCCGGCGAGGGATTCGAACTCAGCTTTCCTGTACTCCAACAACCTGTGGTAGAAGACGCATAGATACCACATGATGTTTGATCTTTTATCGGGGGAGAAATGCTTGGATTAAGTTTAATGCTTTGACTTTTATGAGGAGTGTGGGAATCGGAAGCCGTTGGCGGCGGAGAGACGACGGCGCAGGAGTTGGGCGTTGGTTCAACTCTACATATGGAAAAACCCCGGCCAAGAAcccttgaagatgaaatctttgtttttttaattcttctTTTTTGTACCGGATCTATTCTTAcatttaatagtaattttttaaattatatatcctaaatattgaaatttatcattttaatctttaattatgaataattaaagaatcaGTTTATTACAAGTTTCAACTTATCAATTCTATGATCTATCTAAATTTTTAATTCATAACCAAATAAGAATATGGGAAAAGTTCGCTTATTCTAGTGCAATCACCCCTAAAGATTAATAAAGCTTCATTAAATACCactaatatttgaaatattgTAATTGATAgataaatatttgaaatattgTATTGGATAGATAGTGCAACATGAACTTGCGACAAATGAACCTATCCAAAAGTAGAAGATACACCTAGCTAGTTTAAAATTTTTGAGTCATGTGGCACAAAAACAATAGTCACGTGGATTACTCCATGGTTCAAGTATCTTGCTTAGATGTATTTCGCTCGAGGGCAAATGGTATATAAAGTCAATAACTTTCATAATagtttgggtttttttttttggaaatttaaatattgtacGAAAAGTCATGACTTTATCGGATTGTGTAAATTTCTCATCTGGCCTGACCCGATAGACTTTTGCACAAACTTATCCTACGTAGCACGTCGAAGGCGTGACTTGGCAAAACTCCACTAATTCTAATTGACATAAACATACAAATCGA
This sequence is a window from Salvia splendens isolate huo1 chromosome 5, SspV2, whole genome shotgun sequence. Protein-coding genes within it:
- the LOC121805782 gene encoding tRNA (guanine(10)-N2)-methyltransferase homolog, whose protein sequence is MWYLCVFYHRLLEYRKAEFESLAGLFEGCSGATHLQWRLPEDHHPDSPFHFVNLPSEETARFIANRSILVKGIYEIWGEGRSFEELEEAVRIYPDERKTLYLSSGTTFRITVECFGKAISFPEQNERIQKLAFVPFQGRVNLRNPDHNFCLIDNDDYGDKNGLPPASQRRIFFGREVGASNRKILQTYQLKSRKYLGPTAMDAEMAFLMANQAQVKPGKLVYDPFVGTGSILIGAAHFGAMTMGADIDIRVVRDGRGPDCNIRSNFKQYGLPMPVSLLRADNNLPPWRADLKEMFDAVICDPPYGVRAGGRKSGGRKLLKGAVDPYTVPDDKRVGHIPSTAPYSLVECVHDLLDLAAKMLVMGGRLVYFYPVMRDEDSPDPTFPEHPCFESVATCEQILSFRYSRVLLTMVKVAPYTEEIESTARLRHLEFKENHLKWLEDGNLHSAVFSPADVTGEKLSSKPKYRGKYV